AAGTTTCACTGATGCCGGCTTGTCGCCGATGCCCAGCAACCTATGCTGTTATGATGACCAAGCGGCGAATTTACGACAACGAGCATCACGCACATTTTCTGACATTTTCCTGTTATAAGCGGCGGCGACTGTTAGACCATGATCGAGTGAAACGAATTGTACTGGGTACACTCAATGGGCAGTTGCGGCGGTTGGCCGGTTCGTGTGTTGGCTTCGTCATTATGCCTAATCATGTTCACGCGATTGTATGGTTTGAAGCCAACGGGCAACTCAGCGAGTTCTTAAAGCAATGGAAACGCACCAGTAGTCTGCGCATCAAAGATTTATTTTCCACATCGCTGGCACACTATGCTTCCTGTTTTTCGCCGAGCGAACCAGTTTGGCAACCACGCAGCTATGGAT
This portion of the Pirellulales bacterium genome encodes:
- a CDS encoding transposase, coding for MTKRRIYDNEHHAHFLTFSCYKRRRLLDHDRVKRIVLGTLNGQLRRLAGSCVGFVIMPNHVHAIVWFEANGQLSEFLKQWKRTSSLRIKDLFSTSLAHYASCFSPSEPVWQPRSYGFNLYSRGKIEEKLDYIHLNPVRAGLVSKPCDWPWSSARHYLQARSVGVPIRWIDCD